A stretch of DNA from Mucilaginibacter daejeonensis:
ACATGGTTAAAGGGTGAGGCCGGAAAATCAGCATCCACTGGCTCATCATTGGTACCGGAATTGATCACCGCGTAGTGCGACCGGATGCCGGCCGCTTTTAGCAAAGTGTACATGTAATTGGATAACGCTTTGCAATCACCATACTTGTTCTTATCAACAAATGATGCCGGGAATGGCTTTAATCCACCTATGCCCAACTGCACGCTAACATAACGCATGTTCTGCTGCATATAGGTGTATAGCGCTTTAGCCTTGTCCTTATCGTTGTTGTAAGGCTCTACCATTTTCCTGATCTCGGCCACGCGCTGCGCCGAAAGGTCGCAAACGTCGGCATTGAGGTCTTGCTGCCACTGGCCAAAACTTTTCCAGGTACTGATGTCGCCCGGCCGGCCAAAGTACTCGAACTTATCCGCCGCGAACATGATCCTTGGCTCTACCGACCAGTCGGGCACGTTGTCTTCATGTTCCTCGGCTTTCAGGTCCTTTACCTGCCAGGTGTAAACATCGTACTGACCTTGTTTTTCCTGATTAGGTACGATGTTGGTATTCTTGTTCTTGTACCTGAACTTAACTTCGGGCACAACCGATATGCGATAAGTGGAGTTCTGTACCGAGGTCTCGCGCGGACGCAGGCGCCACTGAAAAAGATCGATGTAGCTATTCATCGACATCTCATAGATCTTCTCGATGGTGATCGGGTAGCTGGCCACACTGTGCCGCAATGCCATAAAACGGCTATCGGTGATCATGGAGAACCCATCGGCGGCCGAGCGATCATACATATCGCTCTTGCTATATTTTTTGATGAGTTTGCCCTGCGCATCATACACCAGCATTTGAGCCGAGTTGATGCTGCTGAACTTTTTATCATAAGGCAGATACATGGATGCCGAGGCGTCTCCCTTTTCGTCCAATATGGTCACTATATCATGTGTACGAGCCACGATGTGGCCCGGGCCCGATACTTTCATATCCTCCAGTGAATAGCGTACCACCCGGTGAGCATCTTGTTTAAGCTGTTCGGGTATGGCCGATGCGAGGTAAAGATCCTTAGGAATATTTTTATCCTGGGCAATGGCCGTGTTCACGCATAACAAGGTCAGCGCGGCAAAAAATAGTTTTGAAGACATGATAGGGTCTATCCTTTTTTAAGTACTACCTGCTCGTTCAGCATCTCGTGCATCTTTTTATAGAACTCGCGCAGGTAAGGGTAATCCTCCTTAGGATAAAAGTTCTTCTTGTTGTTGATCTGGTAACGGATCAGCAAAGTACCGTCCTCCTGGGCCACTGTTCTATTGCACGATATGCTTTTGTCGGGCATCATCAGGCTTAGGCTTTTAGGCAGTGCATCGGTATGGTAACCAGCGGGTAGTTTGATCACCGTGGTCAGTGAGTAGGTATTGCAGTGGCCCAGATCAATGTTGCTCACCCTGTTCTCGGTGATGAACGGGTTGCTGCTCATACCCGAGAAGGGTATCGGGTTAAAGTAGATGTAATTATTGTCAGACCCGGTAAGTTCAAGCTTAAAGTTGATATTGTGATTGAGCGGCAAGCTATCCACATCAATGTTATCCATCTTTAATGAGGTAATGGTAAGGCTGTTGTTATTGCCACGCAGCTGATCGGTATACTTTTTCTCGCCGTTGGTCTTGAAGTTGGTCAAGCCGGCTAAACGCCCGTAGTTGAAGTTGCTGATCTGAGCGGTACCGCTCATGCGGCTATCTGCCGATATCTCGGCGTTAATGTAGGCCACATAGCGCTCAGGTACCTCATTGTCCACAAATTTAAGGTCGTACCTCTTATTATCCTTATCGACCCACAGGGCGTGCGAATTCAATACCTCGTCGGGTATATCCAGGTGGCTGTTATACTTGTTGGTGGCATCAAGCACATAATACTTGGTACTATCTACCGGTACGTAAACCACTGCACGGTTGAATTGATACAGGAACGAGAACGCCGGGTTCACTTTACCGTGCGAGCGGGTGCTCACCAGCATAGGATATGACCTTACGCCGCTTTGCTTAAGCAGGTGATAAAGGATCAGGTTCACTTCAGTAGAGTTACCTGTTTTCTTTTCCCATGCCTTTACGGTTCCGTCATTAGTATACCAGCGGTCGATGCCGTTCCATTTCATGGCGTTCTTTACCTCACCGAACAGGTAAGCTATCTTTTGTCCGTCGGTCTTCAGCGCTTTGGCCTTGGTGATCAGCTCTTCCTCGCCGGCCAGTTTACGCCTTAACTGCGAGCCAAAATCTTCGTGATCGGCCAGTATGCTACCTACCTTGGCCCAGGTGTCTGAAAATGATTGGGTGAAACCTGCCGGTGGTTGGAAGTGTACCAGTTGAAAATAGATCGTGCGGGTATTATCTACCTCTGAGCTCATGTACGGCTCCTTGATCATGGAAGGTACATCGTCCATCACGTACAACTCCTTATCCTCGTTAAGCATCACTGCATTGGTAGCACTGCCTGTAGTGATGGAGCGCGTTACCTTACTGGTTAAATGTTGGGTAAATGGCGCGTAGTTGCGCTGCTGGGTACGGAAGATGAACCACTCGGGTATGGTGGTGATCAGTTCGCTGTGTTTGACCGGGATGGTCTCCTGGAAGGCCCAATCGGGTATGCTGCTTAATGAATTTACGGTACGGCGGTATTTGTACTCGATCACCGATCCGGCCTTAACGTTCGGGAACGAAAAGATCATGGCCATTAGGTTCTTGTCCACGTTCTCGGTATACACCTGCTTTTTATCAAGCTTGGTCACCTCTACCTTGTCATTGTTCAGGTTAAAGATCTCGGCCTGCAGGTTGGTGATGTACTCATAACGGTTACCACCATAATATTCTATACGGATGTCGCCCTGCTTTTTGCCTGCATCGGTCAGTATCTTGATGCGCTTGTGGTATTCCACAACGATGTTAAAAGACTCATCGTAATAAACATCGCCTTTACTGAAAAGCACCATGGCGTTGGCGTCCTTCTCAAAGTCGCATGTCTTCATTTCAAGGTCGGCCTTGTCGATCTTGCCGAAAGCAGGTGTGTGGGATTCGATCTTTTGTTGTCCAAAAGACAGCGCGGTGCTCAATAGCAACACCGCAAGAGGCATTAGGGTACGCTTCATGTGATAAGGAATGATCGTACCAAATTACAAAGTTTTAAAAACTTTCAAAACAATTATACTACTTGATCTGTAAATGCGTTCTATTAAGTACGTCAAAAAATTATTCCCGTC
This window harbors:
- a CDS encoding DUF3857 domain-containing protein, which gives rise to MSSKLFFAALTLLCVNTAIAQDKNIPKDLYLASAIPEQLKQDAHRVVRYSLEDMKVSGPGHIVARTHDIVTILDEKGDASASMYLPYDKKFSSINSAQMLVYDAQGKLIKKYSKSDMYDRSAADGFSMITDSRFMALRHSVASYPITIEKIYEMSMNSYIDLFQWRLRPRETSVQNSTYRISVVPEVKFRYKNKNTNIVPNQEKQGQYDVYTWQVKDLKAEEHEDNVPDWSVEPRIMFAADKFEYFGRPGDISTWKSFGQWQQDLNADVCDLSAQRVAEIRKMVEPYNNDKDKAKALYTYMQQNMRYVSVQLGIGGLKPFPASFVDKNKYGDCKALSNYMYTLLKAAGIRSHYAVINSGTNDEPVDADFPASPFNHVILCIPFKSDTTWLECTSNTSAFGKLGEFTENRNALIITEEGGKLVNTPRSTRADNQFNSRVLVKLTPEGGATAKVKILSTGGYRDLFVDELPTISQDQQKAYLIRSLNFKQPSAFDIKEAADSAGTKEVNFDLEYDTFAELSAGNKKFYRPRVFDLWQFAPPVTDKRRGDFYFDHPMQKACTTVISLPEGFEAESVPENVSLKFSYGTYDASYKYDAAKNELTSTVKFNLDKHVIPAAKYAEMQQYMDAITRAQNKKLVIRKKA
- a CDS encoding DUF3857 domain-containing protein yields the protein MKRTLMPLAVLLLSTALSFGQQKIESHTPAFGKIDKADLEMKTCDFEKDANAMVLFSKGDVYYDESFNIVVEYHKRIKILTDAGKKQGDIRIEYYGGNRYEYITNLQAEIFNLNNDKVEVTKLDKKQVYTENVDKNLMAMIFSFPNVKAGSVIEYKYRRTVNSLSSIPDWAFQETIPVKHSELITTIPEWFIFRTQQRNYAPFTQHLTSKVTRSITTGSATNAVMLNEDKELYVMDDVPSMIKEPYMSSEVDNTRTIYFQLVHFQPPAGFTQSFSDTWAKVGSILADHEDFGSQLRRKLAGEEELITKAKALKTDGQKIAYLFGEVKNAMKWNGIDRWYTNDGTVKAWEKKTGNSTEVNLILYHLLKQSGVRSYPMLVSTRSHGKVNPAFSFLYQFNRAVVYVPVDSTKYYVLDATNKYNSHLDIPDEVLNSHALWVDKDNKRYDLKFVDNEVPERYVAYINAEISADSRMSGTAQISNFNYGRLAGLTNFKTNGEKKYTDQLRGNNNSLTITSLKMDNIDVDSLPLNHNINFKLELTGSDNNYIYFNPIPFSGMSSNPFITENRVSNIDLGHCNTYSLTTVIKLPAGYHTDALPKSLSLMMPDKSISCNRTVAQEDGTLLIRYQINNKKNFYPKEDYPYLREFYKKMHEMLNEQVVLKKG